Proteins found in one Diorhabda carinulata isolate Delta chromosome 11, icDioCari1.1, whole genome shotgun sequence genomic segment:
- the LOC130899756 gene encoding actin-binding protein WASF3 — protein MPLPKRVIEPVYVTRGTLPEDYPLPCELEAVTNGTLANTVRQLSSLSRHAEDMFGELARDAQQLYDRSNSLQARIDRLAIKVTQLDSTVEEVSLQDIHMRKAFKSSVVFDQQIFSRETMPTAMLETYTVCDKPPPLDKLNCYRDDGKDGLKFYTDPNYFFELWRQEMLNDTERVMHDRGKKPHRPRTDGGQGNRHKKRVRQPHNTRERYKQIARDQGEYIMPQNTIYRTPSQLQQSPQPIPQEEMMASQQQIQQRPPRPNSIEIRRSYQQEVPDGVMSPAYPPYEENPYQHGLYGQGPLSSESLYAGGTPTRGGKIRPSQPPPAPPSNNSTPSASTPTRGRSISSGRDNLPPPPPPPEVTMSPPPPNGIPAHIVRQSSHSRSNSPHSHQGTPEPAQDLPPPPPAPVKQASPPKQQTPVAPPPPPPPPMPMILNGSMTTPPMLNGDLAKILNSAPPKLTPVKDRPMNKPPMVDPRNDLLKAIRDGIKLRKVEKIEQKEVERGNGLHDVASILARRVAVEFSDSESGSDSECDSEGWGENETSA, from the exons ATGCCATTGCCGAAACGGGTAATTGAACCCGTTTACGTGACAAGGGGCACGTTACCCGAAGATTATCCATTACCATGCGAACTCGAAGCTGTAACCAACGGAACTTTAGCCAACACAGTTCGACAGTTATCTTCTTTATCAAG aCATGCCGAAGATATGTTTGGCGAATTGGCACGGGATGCTCAACAGCTCTACGATAGATCAAATTCGTTACAAGCACGTATAGATAGGTTAGCTATCAAAGTAACTCAATTGGATAGTACCGTAGAAGAGGTTTCTCTACAAGATATTCACATGAGGAAGGCCTTCAAGAGCAGCGTTGTTTTCGACCAACAG ATATTTTCTCGAGAAACAATGCCAACGGCTATGCTAGAAACTTATACAGTGTGTGACAAACCGCCCCCGTTAGATAAATTGAATTGTTATCGAGACGATGGGAAAGACGGTTTGAAATTCTACACGGATCCAAATTATTTCTTCGAATTGTGGCGACAAGAAATGTTGAACGATACTGAAAGAGTGATGCACGATAGGGGGAAGAAACCTCACAGACCTAGAACGGACGGTGGACAAGGAAATAGACACAAGAAGAGAGTTAGACAGCCTCACAATACTAGGGAAAGGTATAAGCAGATAGCCAGGGATCAAGGAGAGTATATTATGCCCCAAAATACAATTTATAG aaCACCTTCTCAATTGCAACAGTCTCCGCAACCAATACCACAGGAAGAAATGATGGCATCCCAACAACAAATACAACAACGTCCACCAAGGCCAAATTCCATAGAAATCCGCCGTTCTTACCAACAAGAAGTACCAGACGGTGTAATGTCGCCGGCTTATCCACCGTACGAAGAAAATCCATACCAACATGGTCTCTACGGTCAAGGTCCTTTGAGCTCGGAATCTTTATATGCCGGCGGAACACCAACTAGAGGTGGTAAGATACGACCTAGTCAACCGCCACCAGCGCCGCCAAGTAATAACAGTACCCCATCTGCCAGCACACCAACTAGGGGTAGAAGTATATCAAGCGGAAg gGATAATTTACCGCCTCCACCACCTCCTCCAGAAGTCACTATGTCACCACCGCCACCGAACGGTATTCCAGCTCATATCGTTCGACAAAGTAGTCATTCAAGATCTAATAGTCCGCATTCCCATCAAGGTACGCCGGAACCAGCGCAAGATCTACCTCCACCTCCACCAGCTCCCGTCAAACAG gCTTCGCCGCCGAAGCAGCAAACTCCCGTAGCTCCACCTCCACCGCCTCCACCACCGATGCCAATGATTTTGAACGGTTCAATGACTACCCCGCCGATGTTGAACGGCGATCTCGCTAAAATTCTCAATTCTGCGCCACCAAAATTGACTCCAGTTAAAGATCGACCGATGAATAAACCACCAATGGTCGATCCGAGAAATGATCTTTTGAAAGCTATAAGAGACGGTATTAAATTGAGGAAAGTGGAGAAAATCGAACAGAAAGAG GTGGAAAGAGGTAACGGTTTGCACGACGTCGCCAGTATCTTAGCAAGACGAGTAGCTGTGGAATTCAGTGATTCGGAATCGGGAAGCGATTCGGAATGTGACAGCGAAGGATGGGGAGAAAACGAAACGTCGGCGTGA
- the LOC130899757 gene encoding SOSS complex subunit B homolog, producing the protein MENNYIQIKDLRPGLKNVNVVFIVLEIGHPTLTKENREVRTFKVADQSACINASIWDEAGQLLVPGDIVRLTKGYVSVWRSCLTLYTSKGGDLQKIGEFCMVFNEQLNMSEPNQLPPVPQNSLPMNNGTNNVAGRINTGPSQPPPTTTTVPQIIPPLQHNNVAGQVKPSNSSNPAPRTTGNGPPPDNQKRQRGQRGGQHRTRPNRS; encoded by the exons ATGGAAAATAACTACATTCAAATAAAGGACTTGCGTCCTggattaaaaaatgtaaatgtagTGTTTATAGTATTAGAAATCGGCCATCCTACGTTAACGAAAGAAAACCGCGAAGTTCGAACTTTTAAAGTGGCTGATCAAAGTGCTTGTATAAATGCTAGTATTTGGGATGAAGCTGGTCAATTACTCGTTCCAG GTGATATAGTCAGATTAACTAAAGGATATGTGTCTGTGTGGAGAAGCTGTCTAACATTATATACTTCCAAAGGAGGGGACTTACAAAAAATAGGGGAATTTTGTATGGTTTTCAATGAACAATTGAATATGAGTGAACCTAATCAACTGCCCCCTGTACCTCAAAATAGCTTACCTATGAATAATGGTACAAATAATGTAGCTGGAAGAATTAATACTGGACCATCGCAACCTCCTCCTACTACTACAACTGTTCCACAAATTATTCCTCCCCTACAGCATAACAATGTTGCGGGACAAGTAAAACCATCAAATAGTAGTAATCCAGCACCACGCACCACTGGAAATGGACCACCTCCTGACAATCAAAAAAGGCAAAGGGGACAAAGAGGAGGACAGCATAGGACGAGACCAAATAgatcataa
- the LOC130899536 gene encoding U3 small nucleolar RNA-associated protein 14 homolog A: MSDDSDHFEFADEEIDDQCHEKLVDSVLKLNKAQQLKNPHRTEPTTQISEFNLVKSLSSNQNVVHVNELTKGLKGKASQVTQKLKSTTGKNKTLLKPIEKHQAERIRRTLNYEKSRLELDRWEALVTSNRAAPQLIFPLDSIEKVKILEKKAEIYPSTFRIKSDLQKKLEALEPPIEEYKIDTEEKDEYPLTLEELKEKRKERAKLRAHQSFKEAKARRQNKIKSKKYHRILRREKIKQKLKEFEELQKVNPEEALKKLEDIEKARAEERFSLRHKGASQWARNKQVRAKYDKESRQELAKQLAISRELTQKVKSVDSGSEDEGVESGDDTESPDNKNEESNPWVSGIKPTKDVIDFVSGYKKYWNQQNQKTMQDEESITGDKSTLVAENDNDNKINDGGIEESNKKRLSKVNKKQTKSKLNKKEDGLKEEKNNFKKKSTGTKKKNDAASDWCVSKLDQDLDVEDVFHNLEQKLSKKLKRKLTKINRASTKKILKNKKHQKDKKIDLSMPQRKKKPIIDEELIEQTKGIDENEDTTPVINLNSSMSNNKEEEPVNINPDKFINVKQTVLNTAIPDLLTTDENEECLDQKNIIMEAFEDDDIAADFSKEKTAEIERDTPKDIDLNLPGWGSWAGTGINPNKRKKKRFIIKAPPKMPRRDANKGSLIINEKAQSKVKPLLVSEIPFPFKSVKDYEASIRAPIGRTFVPETAFRKLIEPSVVTKMGTIIEPINKSILMGVKKF, encoded by the exons atgagTGACGATAGTGATCACTTTGAATTTGCTGACGAAGAAATAGACGATCAATGTCACGAAAAACTGGTCGACAGTGTTTTAAAACTTAACAAAGCACAACAACTAAAAAATCCTCATCGAACAGAACCGACTACACAAATTTCTGAATTTAACTTAGTTAAATCTCTTAGTTCAAATCAGAATGTCGTCCACGTGAATGAACTAACTAAAGGCTTGAAAGGAAAAGCGTCCCAAGTTACACAAAAACTAAAATCAAcgactggaaaaaataaaacgttacTTAAACCGATCGAGAAGCATCAAGCTGAACGCATCAGAAGAACTTTGAATTATGAGAAGTCTAGATTAGAATTAGATCGATGGGAAGCTTTAGTAACATCGAATAGAGCTGCCcctcaattaatttttccattagaTAGCATTGAGaaggtgaaaattttggaaaaaaaagcCGAAATTTATCCATCAACTTTTag aattaaatCAGATCTTCAGAAAAAATTGGAAGCATTGGAGCCACCAATAGAGGAATACAAAATCGATACAGAAGAAAAAGATGAATACCCATTAACTCTTGAAGAACTTAAGGAGAAAAGGAAGGAAAGAGCGAAGCTCAGAGCTCATCAAAGTTTCAAAGAAGCCAAAGCTAGacgacaaaataaaattaaaagcaaaaaGTATCATAGAATATTAAGAAGAGAGaagattaaacaaaaattgaaagaatttgaAGAACTACAGAAAGTTAATCCTGAAGAAGCATTAAAGAAGTTGGAGGATATTGAAAAAGCAAGAGCAGAGGAGAGGTTCAGTTTAAGACATAAGGGGGCTAGTCAGTGGGCCAGGAATAAACAAGTTAGGGCTAAGTATGACAAAGAA agtCGACAAGAATTAGCTAAACAGCTCGCCATCAGTAGAGAACTAACTCAAAAAGTAAAATCGGTTGATAGTGGTTCAGAAGATGAAGGTGTGGAATCTGGAGATGATACTGAATCAcctgataataaaaatgaagaatctAATCCATGGGTTAGTGGAATAAAACCCACAAAAGATGTAATTGATTTTGTAAGcggatataaaaaatattggaaccAACAAAACCAGAAAACTATGCAGGATGAAGAAAGTATAACAGGAGATAAATCAACTCTAGTAGCagaaaatgataatgataacaaAATCAATGATGGTGGTATAGAGGAAAGCAATAAAAAACGTCTAAgtaaagttaataaaaaacaaactaaaagtaaattgaataaaaaagaagatggattaaaagaagaaaaaaataactttaagaAAAAGTCAACAGggacaaagaaaaaaaatgatgctGCTTCCGATTGGTGTGTTAGTAAATTAGATCAAGATTTAGATGTCGAGGATGTTTTTCATAACTTAGAACAAAAGTtgagcaaaaaattgaaaagaaaactgaCAAAAATCAATAGGGCAAGCACTAAAAAgatcttgaaaaataaaaagcaccAAAAAGATAAGAAAATAGATTTATCTATGcctcaaagaaaaaaaaagccAATCATAGATGAAGAATTGATTGAACAAACTAAAGGTATAGATGAGAATGAAGATACTACTCCAGTAATCAACTTAAATAGTTCTATGagtaataataaagaagaagaacctGTGAATATAAACCCAGATAAATTCATTAATGTGAAACAGACTGTTTTAAACACTGCCATTCCAGATTTACTCACCACTGACGAAAATGAAGAGTGCTTGGATCAGAAAAACATAATAATGGAAGCGTTCGAAGACGATGATATCGCTGCAGACTTCAGTAAAGAAAAAACAGCTGAAATTGAAAGGGATACACCTAAAGACATAGATCTTAACCTTCCCGGTTGGGGTAGTTGGGCGGGAACAGGGATCAATCCGAATAaacgaaaaaagaaaagatttaTTATAAAGGCGCCTCCGAAAATGCCCAGGAGAGACGCCAACAAAGGATCTCTGATCATTAACGAAAAGGCTCAGTCCAAAGTTAAACCCTTATTGGTTTCAGAAATTCCTTTTCCATTTAAATCTGTAAAAGATTATGAAGCTAGTATTAGGGCGCCGATCGGTAGGACATTTGTTCCCGAAACTGCTTTCAGAAAACTCATTGAACCTTCTGTTGTTACTAAAATGGGTACCATTATAGAACCTATTAATAAATCCATACTTATGggtgttaaaaaattttaa